Proteins from a single region of Sneathiella aquimaris:
- a CDS encoding sensor histidine kinase: protein MTDNQLLQEQSVTRRKIANLILPVLLFVIGTFGLVFLGIWQSTKIVDKKAVLASEKLLVSLFEDDDESLRALALDYAYWDASLINTVVDPDWDWADGNIGPYLHETFKISGSFVVNQRLDTVYAAEDGERTSTDLLDIFPLIEKFIQANQDAALLDNGQGKASYLFDDDGVLHRIAVAQIRPDYSSLKEADAKEILQKPHYLVLVKKLDVAFLKSLSKRFSFSDLKISREEPVGEKELAVVKLETPEKHGGLWISWRPELQGEELFALSLKSIALAIIVSLILLCFIVFRSIKLLDYLDFKLQENREQARKNKDYEEAISDLVKGDSGQDNSIVEAVKKLAENVAETLEVDRIGIWKMDQKEGRLESLCRHDTSQNKFLDNLALNISDYPELYQLLSMKEKIVISNVNQNKLVRNLANLLMAPGEVASVLAQPIVIRGKLIGVVHFAKWDIDYQWSESEIRFMQSIVNIVNLLMEAQERAMVERELRVAKNKAEAANLAKSEFLANMSHELRTPLNAVIGFSDLMLQKIYGDLGSERYEDYVSDINMSARHLLSLINEILDVAKTEAGRFEIFPEDVDIKNEFSAAIRMLKGRFKDRNIDIEFDNADDVKSVFVDPKCFRQVLINILTNAVKFSHEKCKICVRIQRKDGQVFLSFEDNGVGIPKDKIDDVFIAFNQVENTMNKTTEGTGLGLSISKALIEMHKGSISIESELGRGTTIFVTLPEKSSSNQREDLDAA, encoded by the coding sequence ATGACTGATAATCAACTGTTGCAAGAACAGTCCGTCACCAGACGCAAGATAGCAAACTTAATACTTCCCGTATTACTTTTTGTAATTGGGACATTTGGGCTGGTTTTTCTTGGAATCTGGCAATCAACTAAAATTGTCGATAAAAAAGCGGTCTTGGCATCCGAAAAACTACTGGTCTCGCTTTTCGAGGATGATGATGAGTCTCTTCGAGCTCTGGCTCTTGACTATGCGTATTGGGACGCCTCGCTTATCAATACTGTCGTCGACCCTGATTGGGACTGGGCGGATGGTAATATCGGTCCTTACCTTCATGAAACCTTTAAAATAAGTGGTAGCTTTGTTGTTAATCAGCGCCTTGATACAGTCTATGCTGCCGAGGATGGCGAACGGACGTCAACTGACTTGCTGGATATTTTCCCGCTGATCGAGAAATTTATTCAGGCTAATCAGGACGCGGCGCTCTTAGATAATGGACAAGGAAAGGCATCTTATCTTTTTGATGATGACGGGGTTTTACACCGAATAGCAGTCGCTCAGATACGTCCAGATTATTCTTCATTAAAAGAAGCCGATGCAAAAGAAATCCTGCAGAAACCGCATTATCTTGTTCTGGTAAAAAAGCTCGATGTCGCTTTTTTGAAATCATTAAGCAAAAGGTTTTCTTTTTCCGATTTAAAGATATCCAGAGAAGAGCCCGTTGGCGAAAAAGAATTGGCTGTGGTCAAACTGGAAACGCCGGAAAAACATGGGGGGCTGTGGATTTCATGGCGTCCGGAGTTGCAGGGAGAAGAGCTCTTTGCGCTTTCTTTGAAGAGTATTGCGTTAGCCATCATCGTCTCCCTGATCTTGCTGTGCTTTATAGTATTTCGGTCAATCAAGTTGCTGGATTACCTTGACTTCAAGTTGCAGGAGAACCGCGAGCAGGCCCGAAAGAACAAAGACTATGAAGAGGCGATCTCGGACCTTGTAAAGGGAGATTCTGGTCAGGATAATTCGATTGTGGAAGCCGTCAAAAAACTGGCTGAAAATGTGGCTGAAACATTAGAAGTAGACCGCATCGGGATTTGGAAAATGGACCAGAAAGAGGGGCGACTGGAGTCACTTTGCCGTCATGATACCTCACAGAATAAGTTTCTTGATAATCTTGCCCTTAACATTTCTGACTATCCTGAGCTTTATCAACTTCTCTCAATGAAAGAAAAAATTGTTATTTCAAACGTTAACCAAAACAAGCTTGTCAGAAATCTGGCAAACCTGTTGATGGCACCGGGAGAAGTCGCCTCTGTACTCGCGCAGCCGATTGTTATACGAGGAAAACTGATAGGGGTTGTTCATTTCGCTAAGTGGGATATCGATTACCAGTGGTCAGAGAGTGAAATCCGCTTCATGCAGTCTATCGTCAATATTGTTAATCTCCTGATGGAAGCTCAGGAAAGGGCCATGGTTGAACGGGAGCTTAGGGTCGCAAAAAACAAAGCTGAAGCGGCAAACCTGGCCAAATCAGAGTTTTTGGCGAATATGAGCCATGAACTCAGGACCCCCTTAAATGCTGTGATCGGTTTTTCGGATTTGATGCTTCAGAAAATTTATGGTGATTTAGGCTCTGAACGATATGAAGATTATGTCAGTGATATCAATATGAGTGCCCGACATCTTTTGAGTCTGATTAATGAAATTCTGGATGTTGCGAAGACAGAGGCTGGGCGTTTTGAAATTTTCCCCGAAGATGTGGATATCAAAAATGAATTTTCGGCAGCGATCCGCATGCTCAAAGGGCGCTTTAAAGACCGCAATATTGACATTGAGTTTGACAATGCTGACGACGTAAAGAGTGTTTTTGTAGATCCAAAATGCTTCCGACAGGTGTTGATCAATATTCTTACAAATGCCGTAAAATTTTCGCACGAAAAATGCAAAATCTGCGTCCGAATTCAGAGGAAGGATGGTCAGGTATTTTTGTCATTTGAAGATAATGGCGTTGGCATTCCCAAAGACAAAATTGATGATGTCTTTATTGCCTTCAATCAGGTTGAGAACACAATGAATAAAACAACAGAAGGAACCGGATTGGGGCTGTCCATTTCGAAAGCATTGATTGAAATGCATAAAGGGTCAATTTCTATCGAAAGTGAACTCGGTAGGGGAACAACAATATTTGTTACCCTACCGGAGAAATCGTCCAGCAATCAACGTGAAGATTTGGATGCAGCTTAG
- the hutC gene encoding histidine utilization repressor, whose protein sequence is MTSNALNFSPDADPSEPLYKQIKRLIVSRIDSGQWKPGDKIPTEHRLVKELNASRMTVNRALRELTQENILVRRQGSGTFVSPARLETGLLEIRNIAEDIVNRGNEHSCKVLVLEEVSLQEEMATLMGCPVSSESYHSVCLHLENGTPVQLEDRYVNKTLVPDFLNQDFSRETTGGYLLSNIAYTHAEHKISAAIATKNQRSRLELSEHEPVLVLQRRTYCSMGVITVVNLYHPSSRFEFAGTFIPDRN, encoded by the coding sequence ATGACATCAAATGCACTTAATTTTAGTCCGGACGCTGATCCATCGGAACCATTGTATAAACAGATCAAACGGCTGATTGTCAGTCGCATTGATAGTGGGCAATGGAAACCGGGCGATAAAATTCCGACAGAGCATCGCCTGGTCAAAGAGTTGAATGCCTCCCGCATGACTGTCAACAGGGCGTTGAGGGAACTGACGCAGGAAAATATTCTGGTTAGACGTCAAGGGTCCGGGACGTTTGTTTCGCCGGCCCGTTTAGAGACCGGATTACTGGAAATTCGAAATATTGCAGAGGATATCGTCAACCGAGGAAACGAACATTCCTGTAAGGTTCTGGTCCTGGAAGAAGTTTCGTTGCAAGAGGAAATGGCAACATTGATGGGGTGCCCGGTTTCTTCAGAAAGCTATCATTCTGTATGTTTGCATTTGGAAAACGGGACACCTGTTCAGTTGGAGGACAGATATGTGAATAAAACGTTGGTTCCGGATTTTCTCAATCAGGATTTTTCGCGAGAGACAACTGGTGGATACCTTCTGTCCAATATTGCCTACACCCATGCAGAACATAAAATCAGTGCAGCCATCGCGACCAAGAACCAGCGCAGCAGATTGGAATTATCGGAACATGAACCGGTTCTCGTCTTACAACGAAGGACTTATTGTTCGATGGGGGTGATCACAGTTGTAAACCTGTACCATCCGTCCAGTCGTTTTGAATTTGCCGGGACGTTTATTCCAGATCGAAATTGA
- the hutG gene encoding N-formylglutamate deformylase: MSEIFTLTVGTSPLILSQPHPGTKLMDGLQDRLTDDARKLPDTDWHIPQLYQEIASDLSATVLSASYSRYVVDLNRDPEGASLYPGQSVTGLCPVDLFDGSPLYLDRKEPDEQEVERRRDQFWRPYHDALQEQINRVHQKFGFALLYDCHSIRSEVPRFFEGTLPDLNLGTADNTSASASLVSHLKETLENGSFSYVLDGRFKGGYITRHYGNPDQNIHAVQMETAQCAYMDESFPFQFDPQKAALLKPQLKTLLEALLNWAQKTYNQA, from the coding sequence ATGTCTGAAATTTTTACCCTAACAGTCGGCACGTCCCCTCTTATTTTAAGTCAGCCTCATCCAGGGACGAAATTGATGGATGGCCTGCAAGACCGGTTGACGGATGACGCCAGGAAGTTGCCCGACACGGACTGGCATATTCCGCAGTTGTATCAGGAAATCGCGTCGGATTTATCAGCAACGGTTCTCAGCGCCAGCTACTCGCGCTATGTGGTTGATCTCAATCGAGATCCAGAAGGTGCTTCTTTATATCCCGGACAAAGCGTAACAGGTCTTTGCCCGGTTGATTTGTTCGATGGATCACCACTTTATCTGGACCGGAAAGAGCCAGATGAACAGGAAGTTGAGCGCCGTCGCGACCAGTTTTGGCGTCCCTACCATGATGCGCTTCAGGAACAGATTAACAGGGTTCATCAGAAGTTTGGTTTTGCCCTTCTATATGATTGCCATTCCATTCGATCTGAAGTGCCCCGTTTCTTTGAAGGGACGTTACCGGACCTGAATCTAGGAACAGCCGATAATACCAGCGCATCAGCATCGCTCGTATCTCACTTGAAAGAAACCTTGGAAAACGGGTCTTTCAGCTATGTGCTTGATGGTCGCTTTAAAGGCGGCTACATCACCCGGCATTATGGAAATCCTGACCAGAATATTCACGCGGTTCAAATGGAAACCGCGCAATGCGCCTACATGGATGAGAGCTTTCCGTTCCAATTCGATCCACAGAAAGCTGCTCTTCTGAAACCACAACTAAAAACCCTACTGGAAGCCCTGCTGAACTGGGCCCAGAAAACATATAACCAAGCCTGA
- the hutI gene encoding imidazolonepropionase, whose protein sequence is MQTPKWTTLFTNARLATMTTNGNPYGSIDADCLAISDNRIDWIGLKSTVPFKDLSDDCEVIDLEGRWITPGLVDCHTHLVYGGNRAEEFEMALQGLSYEEIAARGGGIVSTVNATRSATEAELLAVSQPRLDESLKGGVTTIEIKSGYGLDTADEIKMLEVAKKLEETNPVRVRKTFLGAHALPIEFKDNSDGYMQKVCQEMLPTAHSLGLVDAVDAFCEKIAFSTEQVRQLFKKAEALGLPIKLHAEQLSNLNGAELAANFHALSADHLEYLDEAGVKAMAKNGTVAVLLPGAFYFLRETKLPPLDLLRKYNVPIAIATDSNPGSSPVTSPQLVMNMAAILFRMTPEEALAGFTRNGAQALGLQNQIGTLEAGKYADLAIWSIVHPAELTYRIGSTPLYRRYFSGRLA, encoded by the coding sequence ATGCAAACACCCAAATGGACAACTCTGTTCACCAATGCCCGTCTTGCTACCATGACAACAAATGGTAATCCCTACGGCAGTATCGACGCCGATTGCCTTGCAATTTCTGACAATCGAATTGACTGGATTGGACTCAAATCCACCGTTCCCTTCAAGGATCTATCCGATGATTGTGAAGTGATTGATCTGGAAGGCCGCTGGATAACGCCGGGATTGGTGGATTGTCACACTCACCTGGTCTATGGCGGCAACCGGGCAGAAGAATTTGAAATGGCCCTGCAAGGTTTATCCTACGAAGAGATCGCTGCGCGAGGCGGCGGTATTGTCTCGACTGTCAACGCAACCCGCTCTGCAACAGAAGCTGAACTGCTGGCGGTCAGCCAACCAAGACTGGACGAGTCCCTCAAAGGTGGCGTGACAACCATCGAGATTAAATCAGGGTATGGTCTGGATACCGCCGATGAAATCAAGATGCTTGAAGTTGCAAAAAAACTGGAAGAAACAAATCCGGTTCGCGTCCGCAAAACCTTTCTGGGGGCCCATGCCTTACCAATAGAATTCAAAGACAACAGTGACGGCTACATGCAGAAGGTGTGTCAAGAAATGCTCCCGACCGCGCATAGCTTGGGACTGGTCGATGCAGTAGATGCATTTTGCGAAAAAATTGCCTTTTCCACAGAACAGGTCAGGCAACTATTCAAAAAAGCAGAAGCCCTCGGTCTTCCGATCAAGCTTCATGCTGAGCAGCTAAGCAATTTAAATGGGGCAGAACTGGCGGCTAACTTCCATGCCCTGTCAGCCGATCACCTTGAATATCTGGATGAAGCCGGGGTAAAGGCAATGGCCAAAAATGGGACCGTCGCTGTTCTGTTACCCGGTGCGTTCTATTTTCTTCGGGAAACAAAATTACCGCCCCTTGATTTGTTACGTAAGTATAATGTCCCGATTGCCATCGCAACCGATAGCAATCCAGGATCCTCACCGGTCACAAGCCCTCAGCTTGTAATGAACATGGCAGCCATTCTATTTCGGATGACGCCAGAGGAAGCGTTGGCAGGCTTTACGCGGAACGGAGCCCAGGCCCTTGGCTTGCAAAACCAGATCGGTACGCTCGAAGCAGGAAAATATGCAGACCTTGCGATCTGGTCGATTGTGCATCCTGCAGAACTGACTTATCGCATTGGAAGCACTCCCCTTTATCGCAGATATTTTTCAGGCCGTTTAGCTTAA
- a CDS encoding formimidoylglutamate deiminase — MIKHFFDFAFVQGKWAQNVLLSISADGTINDIVSNSPAGDAVKHRGYMVPGMPNLHSHAFQRAMAGLGELAGPSDDTFWSWRRVMYDFLHHLGPDEFQAIADQLYMEMLKAGFTSVGEFHYLHHQVGGAPYSDRLEMSHRVLAAAEKTGIGLTLLPVLYSYSGFGAQPPNSGQGRFINDVDQYLAMVEALNTASKEKAGVCIGVAPHSLRATSEEQIKTVLDVVSADMPIHIHIAEQMKEVDDCIAWSAQRPVEWLANQVELDERWCLVHATHVTDSEIKTIATAGAVVGLCPITEANLGDGLFPVNQFMNEKGSWGVGSDSNINISSAEELRTLEYGQRLLHQKRTLIAEPGRSNGDYLYDAACTGGRKVLNPGQKAGLQIGAAADFVILKDDHPSLLGKKPSQILDGWIFAGNNEVVKEVFVRGKQVVNAGHHIQEDSIKERFQRVMTDLSEKL; from the coding sequence ATGATCAAGCATTTTTTTGACTTTGCCTTCGTTCAGGGGAAATGGGCGCAGAATGTTTTGCTGTCGATTTCGGCTGACGGGACAATAAATGATATAGTTTCAAATAGTCCTGCTGGTGATGCGGTCAAGCATCGTGGCTATATGGTGCCGGGTATGCCGAACCTGCATTCCCATGCATTTCAGCGGGCTATGGCCGGGTTGGGCGAGCTTGCGGGTCCATCAGATGATACGTTCTGGAGTTGGCGGCGGGTGATGTACGATTTTCTTCATCATCTAGGACCAGATGAATTCCAAGCGATTGCCGACCAGCTTTACATGGAAATGTTGAAAGCAGGCTTCACTTCTGTTGGCGAATTCCACTATTTGCATCATCAGGTCGGCGGTGCCCCTTATTCGGATCGGCTGGAAATGAGCCATCGGGTTTTGGCGGCAGCAGAAAAAACAGGCATTGGGCTTACGCTACTACCTGTTTTGTATAGCTACAGCGGTTTTGGGGCACAGCCGCCTAATTCGGGTCAGGGCAGATTTATCAATGATGTTGATCAATATCTTGCAATGGTTGAGGCGCTGAACACTGCGTCCAAAGAAAAGGCGGGCGTGTGTATTGGTGTTGCCCCCCACTCACTGAGGGCAACATCAGAAGAACAGATAAAAACAGTTCTAGATGTTGTCTCCGCGGATATGCCCATACATATTCATATCGCTGAACAGATGAAAGAAGTCGATGATTGTATCGCTTGGTCAGCACAGCGGCCTGTAGAATGGCTGGCAAATCAAGTCGAACTGGATGAACGATGGTGTCTGGTACATGCAACCCATGTGACGGACTCGGAAATAAAGACCATTGCAACTGCAGGTGCCGTTGTTGGCCTGTGTCCAATAACGGAGGCAAATCTGGGGGATGGGTTGTTCCCGGTAAATCAGTTTATGAACGAAAAGGGAAGCTGGGGCGTTGGTTCAGACAGTAATATCAATATTTCAAGTGCGGAAGAGTTAAGGACACTGGAATATGGCCAGCGTCTTTTGCATCAAAAAAGAACGCTGATTGCGGAACCTGGCCGGTCTAATGGGGATTATCTCTACGATGCTGCCTGTACTGGGGGGCGTAAAGTCCTGAATCCGGGGCAAAAGGCAGGCTTGCAAATTGGCGCGGCCGCTGATTTTGTCATTCTGAAAGACGATCACCCTTCTTTACTGGGCAAAAAGCCCTCACAGATCTTGGATGGCTGGATATTCGCTGGCAATAATGAGGTTGTGAAAGAGGTGTTTGTGCGTGGGAAGCAAGTTGTAAACGCCGGACATCATATACAGGAAGACAGTATCAAAGAACGCTTTCAAAGGGTTATGACTGACCTTTCTGAAAAACTCTAA
- the hutH gene encoding histidine ammonia-lyase, translating to MTIKILTVSPGTLTLSDLRTLYNETCAFSLADGWQGDVLKSAATVQKIIDEDRTVYGINTGFGRLAQEVIPSDQLEKLQTNLVMSHSTGTGPLLENNIVRLIIATKACSLARGFSGVRPIVIESLLALLEHEIYPAIPAKGSVGASGDLTPLAHMTAALMGVGMVRLNGEILPAAEALKSEGLEPLTLGPKEGLALLNGTQVSTALALAGLFEAEKLLAAATLAGSLSLDAAKGTDAPFDARIHEVRGQLGQIDMAAAYRSIIEGSEIRKSHEDCEKVQDPYCLRCQPQVMGACLDQLRNNGDILLREANSVSDNPLVFTDTDDVISGGNFHAEPVALAADNLALVIAEIGSMSERRVAMLIDTSISGLPAFLVKNPGVNSGFMIAHVTAAALASENKQQSHPASVDSIPTSANQEDHVSMATHGARRLLRMADNTAAIVAIELLAAAQGIEFRHPLKSSSILETLFNVIREKVPAYDEDRFFAPDIDAIKSLVKSDDLRNRFNDHIPSIGV from the coding sequence ATGACTATAAAGATTTTGACCGTTTCACCCGGCACTCTGACGCTTTCAGATCTCAGAACCCTTTACAACGAAACCTGCGCATTTTCTTTGGCGGATGGCTGGCAGGGCGATGTACTGAAAAGTGCGGCAACCGTCCAGAAAATCATTGATGAAGACCGGACGGTTTACGGCATCAATACTGGGTTCGGGCGATTGGCACAGGAGGTTATCCCTAGCGACCAACTGGAAAAATTGCAGACAAATCTGGTCATGTCTCATTCCACTGGTACTGGTCCATTGCTGGAAAACAACATTGTCAGACTGATTATTGCAACCAAGGCATGCAGCTTGGCGCGTGGCTTTTCAGGCGTCCGGCCGATCGTCATTGAAAGTCTTCTTGCCCTTCTGGAACACGAGATTTATCCGGCTATTCCAGCAAAAGGATCCGTTGGTGCATCCGGCGACTTAACCCCCCTTGCCCACATGACAGCGGCCTTGATGGGCGTGGGAATGGTTCGGCTGAACGGCGAGATCCTACCGGCGGCTGAGGCGTTAAAAAGTGAGGGCCTTGAACCATTAACGCTGGGACCTAAAGAAGGGCTGGCGTTACTCAATGGCACGCAAGTCTCTACCGCGCTCGCGCTGGCCGGTTTGTTTGAGGCCGAGAAACTCCTTGCCGCCGCCACGCTGGCGGGCAGTCTTTCATTGGATGCCGCCAAAGGAACAGATGCCCCGTTTGATGCGCGAATTCATGAAGTGCGCGGCCAACTCGGACAAATTGACATGGCCGCTGCCTACCGAAGCATAATCGAGGGAAGTGAGATCCGTAAATCGCACGAAGATTGCGAAAAGGTTCAGGATCCATACTGCTTGCGATGCCAGCCACAAGTCATGGGCGCCTGTCTGGATCAATTGCGCAATAACGGAGATATTCTGTTACGAGAGGCAAATTCCGTTTCAGATAACCCTTTGGTTTTCACAGATACCGATGACGTTATTTCCGGCGGAAACTTCCATGCAGAACCTGTGGCGTTGGCAGCTGATAACCTTGCCCTGGTCATTGCGGAAATCGGATCCATGTCTGAACGCCGCGTCGCGATGCTCATCGATACTTCGATCAGTGGCCTGCCCGCCTTTCTTGTTAAAAACCCGGGCGTCAATTCGGGGTTCATGATTGCCCATGTAACCGCAGCGGCATTAGCCAGTGAGAACAAACAGCAGTCGCATCCGGCCTCGGTGGATTCTATCCCAACATCGGCCAATCAGGAAGACCATGTCAGCATGGCAACCCATGGGGCGCGGAGACTACTGAGAATGGCGGATAACACAGCGGCCATTGTCGCTATCGAACTACTGGCCGCAGCACAGGGAATCGAGTTCCGTCATCCGTTAAAATCATCGTCGATACTGGAGACATTGTTCAACGTCATTCGTGAGAAAGTGCCAGCTTATGATGAAGACCGCTTTTTCGCACCTGACATAGACGCCATCAAGTCGCTGGTGAAAAGCGATGATCTGAGAAACCGGTTTAACGACCATATTCCGTCAATAGGTGTCTAA
- a CDS encoding trimethylamine methyltransferase family protein, with protein sequence MTETTTRGSRRGRSARREARQNRSAHSIPYITRNIPVSNLMSDEAMEIIEANADTILEEIGINFVDDPESIQLWKDAGADIDGERVRFPKGLCRNLIKTAPSEFTQFARNSARNVQIGGKNIVLAPVYGPPFVHCLDKGRRYGTLEDFQNFVKLAYMAPAMHHSGGTVCEPVDLPVNKRHFDMVYSHVKYSDKPFMGSVTAPERAQDSVDMASLVFGEEFVQNNCVMLNLINANSPLTYDATMLGALKVYAANNQAAVVSPFILSGAMSPVSPAGTLAQLLAEAMAGIAMTQLIKPGTPVVFGTFVSSISMQSGAPTFGTPESLLVLSGAAQLARRLNVPFRSGGAFTASKLPDAQAANEASQTLLMTVMSGVNFALHSAGWLEGGLCSSYEKFVMDMDQCAMMEVLARGIATDENGQAMDAVREVGPGGHYLGCDHTQRNFEQAFYRSKLADNNSVEQWEADGSLDMAMRANQLWKKMLAEYEAPALDPAIDEALIEFIQKRKSSFPDSNV encoded by the coding sequence ATGACGGAAACCACGACAAGAGGCAGCAGACGCGGCAGGAGCGCACGACGGGAGGCGCGGCAAAACCGGTCGGCTCATTCCATTCCCTATATCACCCGGAATATACCGGTCTCCAATTTAATGTCGGACGAGGCAATGGAAATCATCGAGGCCAATGCCGATACAATTCTGGAAGAGATCGGCATCAATTTCGTCGATGACCCGGAAAGTATTCAACTTTGGAAAGACGCAGGCGCTGACATTGACGGCGAGCGCGTTCGGTTTCCAAAAGGCCTTTGCCGCAATCTCATAAAAACAGCCCCTTCAGAATTTACTCAATTTGCCCGAAACTCTGCTCGCAACGTCCAAATTGGCGGCAAAAACATTGTCCTTGCGCCAGTCTATGGCCCACCCTTTGTGCATTGCCTGGATAAGGGCCGGCGTTATGGCACATTGGAAGATTTCCAGAATTTTGTGAAACTGGCTTATATGGCACCTGCCATGCACCATTCGGGCGGCACCGTCTGCGAACCTGTAGACTTGCCCGTCAATAAGCGTCATTTCGATATGGTTTACAGTCATGTCAAATATTCAGACAAACCGTTTATGGGCTCTGTAACCGCCCCGGAGCGGGCGCAAGACAGCGTCGATATGGCCTCTTTGGTCTTTGGCGAAGAATTTGTCCAGAATAACTGCGTAATGTTAAATTTGATCAATGCAAACTCGCCTCTCACCTATGATGCGACAATGCTGGGAGCGCTTAAGGTATATGCGGCCAACAATCAGGCCGCGGTGGTCTCTCCGTTCATTCTTTCGGGCGCCATGAGCCCGGTGAGCCCCGCGGGCACACTGGCACAACTTCTGGCTGAAGCCATGGCAGGCATTGCCATGACCCAATTGATAAAACCGGGAACGCCAGTTGTTTTTGGCACTTTCGTTAGTTCAATTTCCATGCAATCTGGTGCGCCAACGTTTGGAACCCCTGAATCACTTCTCGTTTTGAGCGGGGCGGCCCAGCTTGCCCGCAGGCTCAATGTTCCGTTCCGGTCGGGTGGTGCGTTTACAGCATCAAAGCTTCCGGATGCACAAGCGGCCAATGAAGCAAGCCAAACGTTGCTAATGACGGTTATGTCCGGGGTCAACTTTGCCCTTCACTCAGCTGGCTGGCTGGAAGGCGGCCTTTGCTCTTCCTATGAAAAATTTGTGATGGATATGGACCAGTGCGCGATGATGGAAGTCTTGGCACGCGGTATTGCAACCGATGAAAACGGGCAAGCGATGGATGCTGTGCGTGAAGTTGGGCCCGGCGGACACTATCTTGGATGTGATCATACCCAACGCAATTTTGAGCAGGCATTTTATCGTTCAAAACTTGCCGACAACAACTCCGTAGAACAATGGGAGGCTGACGGGTCGCTGGATATGGCAATGCGGGCTAATCAGCTTTGGAAGAAAATGCTGGCAGAGTATGAAGCCCCTGCCCTGGATCCAGCTATCGATGAAGCCCTTATAGAGTTCATACAAAAACGCAAAAGCAGTTTCCCTGATTCAAACGTCTAA